Within the Pygocentrus nattereri isolate fPygNat1 chromosome 28, fPygNat1.pri, whole genome shotgun sequence genome, the region tctctcccactcctccCACTCTTTCCTCTCATTATTTTCAATTTCCTAACCTTATTCCCTGTCCCATTATGCCTGTCACCCCCCCTCTGCTTTAATCTTCCTTCATTATGATCTTTTCATCCGTGTCtgatctcatctctctctctctctctctctctctctctctctctctctctctctctcggatGGTTCCCTTCTCATCATGCCCTCTCTTCcctaagagaaagaaagatgatgTGAGAAGAGCTTGATGTCTCCTCTCCCTCAGCATGACATCACCCTGACTGCTCGGCTTACATAATCACTCTGCATAGAAACAGTCACCTGGCAACGGTCACCTGGCAACCGTATCCTCCAGCCTCAGAATCCTCCAGCTCTAGAGGGAGAGACATTATTCCCTCTCTGCAGTGGCCTCTGTCAGTGGAGGCTGAGGGACTGAAGGTCATTAGAATGCCTGCCTCACTGGTTCCTCCTTATGTACCCATCCaatgttaatgtgtttttcttaGCAGTAAAATTAACAGATGTCACGGTATATTGATCCTCTGCACTATTGTATGTTAAGACTAGGGCTGTCACAATTATGTGATTGAACTGGAttacttgatttaaaaaaattgcattCACAATAAAACATCTATGATTAGTTGATTATTTATATGAAGATATGCAGGTTACAAATTCACTTGCTGGTCCCGTAATAAGAAACAGAGTCTGACTGGCACACTCATTTATATGCACTTTTAATTTTTCCAATAAGGTTTTCTGTAATCTTTGAAACAATGTGCATGGTGCATTTGAAGAGACTTGATAAATTAtcaaaataaatggtaaattacTTGAAAATGAATATAATCGATAGTGACAGCCCTGATCAAGACCATCAgaagtattttatttgttaatcCGTTGGCTGTTTATTATGTGTATTTCTGCGTTGTCTTACAGTCAGTTCAGTCAGTGTGGTGCATGCTACGGTCTCCTAAATATAGTACTTACAGTGTTTTACTGATGAATGTAGAACATGAGCAATACTAACAATAGATCAACTTAGTAATATATTTCATAAaggctgttttttgtaaatagagAGGGTCTGATTATTTTGTTCAATGTGGAACTGCCAGATAAAGGTACTTTTGAGATATTCTGAATCTCGATCAGATTTTTAGAAGCTGTATGTAGCACACAGTGTGATGActgaacaaaaaatgaaagaaatgccAAATAACCCTGTTGTAACCTTTTTTCTTAGGAGTGTTTATATGCGTTTATAAAGTAACGGTTGGTTTATTGTGCAGGAATTAGACaaaatgatgcattttttgcagtgtaacatCAGCTAATGAGCAAATGCTAGCTTTAAAGTTGGTGCCATTGTATTACAAAACGAAACTAAAAGAACTGAGGCCAGAAAAAATGGTTGTCCACATACAATTTATTTAACTTAAACTGATTTTACAATAAAATCTGTGCATTTTTTTGATACAAGATTTCATGGCCGCACAGCAATGGAAACATAAAGCTATAATATAGTGTGAAAGGCAGTTTTTCTTGCACAAACTCTGCTGTAGAGTAAATCAGAGAGGGATTTGAAAGATGCCTTGTAAAACGCAGTCAGCGTTAATTGTTTGGTTGGCACATCGGGCACTAAAGCCAGTGGCAAAAGCAGGGGAGGGGAGAACAACAGCGACTTTTCCATACAGAGTTTAGTTTTTTAGAAAAAGTAACGGGagctcagagaaagagagagcagagaccTCACTTGGATTATTGTTTTCTTGTTCTGTGCTAAGATTAAGTTGGCGAGGTGTTAGCTATAGATGCTGCGACCGTCCGCACTGAGTCGAGCTCAAGTGTTATGAAGAATATTCTCCACTACATTAAACGAGGCAATTTAGTCTATATGTCAAATGAACTGATCTGTTTGAGTAGCTGATTTTAGTTCACCTGTTAGCACAACTGAGCCAGAAAATTGGGTTAGGCTTTCCTAACAATCAAGACCTGTGATCAGTGAAATGGATTATGCTATTTTATTCCAGCCTGTTTTCAGTCCAGTAGTTTTCAGCTGAAGACCCTTACATCAAAAGCCTTACATCAAAATATTAGCCAACTACCAATCTAGCTGAAGTGTTAGTAGGAGGTATATTAGGTAAAACAGTTAAATATAGAATTAGTTACTTCTTCAAACACATTAGCTGTTGTAAATTGTTCCTTCAGAATGTGTTAAAGTTGGATGTGGCTACACTCACAGCcaagttagctaactagctaaaaaacactgaaaacgtGATATTGAACTTTATGTAATTGTGTAACTACTGCATACGGCCTCTAGGACAGTTCATTTGTGCATACTTCTGGACCTTTTGCACCTAGCTGTGATGTAACTTACCTCCAGCACTTTAGCTACctagctaactggctaacttCTGCCCAAGCTGAGGCCTTGCCCAGCCTGGGGATTGATCCGTAGGGTTGAAGTTCGCCCTCTGCGCTTGGTTTGGTTTGGGATTTTCTCGCCTGCTAGCGTAGATGATACGACTACTAGCTAATCCCAATGCAGGAGGTGGAGTTTGTCTGAACAGATGTGGGAAAAACCTCAAGAAGATTATTTTGTGAGAAACAGCAAATCTGTGACTCACTGGTGCTGCTTATGAATGACTTCAGATACATGACATTTTCCCATTGTTTAATGTAGTGGAAAATATTCTTCCTTAATTTTTTGCTCATCTCAGTGTGTGACTCTGCACCGTGTCATTATCTATAGCCTATAAAAGTGCACAAACGCCAAAAAAACGTATGGCTTAAAGCAGACAGAAATTTGCATGTGAACtctgtggtgttttgtgtttgtcacTCAAATGTGATCATATGTATGTGCCAAAAATTTCACCCTGTGGCCAATAAAGAGGTTTTAGTGGAATATCGCATCTGCCTTACGTGTGGTTTTTGAGAATAGTTGATCTAAAAATGCTAACTGTGTCAATGAAAGCTAGCAGGCACTATGCTACATGTTAACTGGTGTCTGTCAGCTTTCCTTAAGCAGCCAAATTAGGATTTGTAATAAAGATGTAATTAATTGGAGTATTTTAAGCACAAATCTGTTTCGATATGTAATGGTTAGTCTGCTACTGCTGCTGGGGACCAGATAATTTATGCCAGAAGTGTAAATGGCCCACCAGGAAAGTTCATTATCTGTTTTCCTATTGAGCCACCCCACTAGAAAAATCAGCATAGGTCAGCATGgctggtgaccagctaaaccagcctCACGCCAGCATAAGTCAGCATAGACTGGCTTAGACCAGTATGGAATTcatgctggtttgtgctgttttttcagcaggaaatCTTGGCTATTGGGTTAAGTCATCCAGCTAAACCTTTGTGAAATACCACTGTGAACCATTTTCTGCAGTGTAATGACAGAAGAACTCCACAGACTTGGAGAGAACAGAGTGTCGGCGCCAGCAACAGTAACATTTGGTGGATTAATGTGCTTGGTGGCTGGACCATTGTGTGCCAGAGAGAGCAATCGATAGGAGACTGTAAGCTCTGCACATCTgagaataaataacattttagtgCCTTATATGGGGAAATGTGGTGGGCAGAGGACACAAAAGCAATGcaacacaaacaagcacactCATGCACTTCCGCAGTATTTTTATGGACAAAACTTTCCTTATTCCTAAACCTACTTTGGTTTTTCACTTTGGCTCAAGCATTGGGTTATAGGGATTCAGGATGGGGCCTATTTTAATGGTTTTCTTCCTTATAATTCACGTCTAGCTACAAAGTACTGCATCATTTAGAACTGATAAAAGGCTTAATGTCCCATGGGAACTCTTCAAGGACAAGACAGTGGTGAATTTCTTAGTTGTAGCTAAAGTTTCAAGAGATAAATGATTACATCATGCACTTCTAGTGCATGTCTGAAAACTCTGCTTAAGAAATTTGGTTTTAAGGGTCAAGATATGGCATAAGGGAACAATGTTGTTAACCAAATCTTAGACTCACCTGAAACATCTACTGCAAACTCATAAAAATCCCATTCTGCTTACATGTAGCATGAAGCACTGATAAGTAAGTGTGTTTATGATTTATTATAGCATTGAAGCAGATACTTTGCTGGACATAGGCAGTTGACAGTGAGTTGTCGCATATATGTCATGTGAAATCCTGCAATCGTAATCATAATCGGCTgattttctctgcttctctctctctctctctctctctctctctctctctctctctctctctctctctctctctctctctctctccctctctctctttctggctctctctctttatgcTGGTAGGTACTGTAGGATGTGCTGAGCGATGACACTGGGGTCATAGGACACCGCCCGGCGTTTGCGGCTGTGTTTCAGAGGGAGCGGCATGTCTGTGTCGATGCGTTTCATCCTCTGCAGCCCAGCGTGGGGTGATCTGTTGCTCTGGGCAGCAAAACCTTCATCATCCTCTTCATCACCCAGCCTCTTCACCCGCAGCAGTGAGGCCTCAGCGCTGGGCGAGGGGACGGGGACGGAGTCCACAGAGCGTCTGGATCGTCTCAAGGAAGCTCCACCCCGTCCGACGCTGGCCACCGCACTCACGTCCCGTTTGGCTCGGCGGTTGGAGGGGCTCGGCTGGTTCCCTGGAGCCAGACTGGAGAGAATTTTCTCAACCAGGTACCTGAGTGAAGCATAAGAAACACAGATGAGGTCATCTGTTCTCCAACTAATGAGTCTACAACTCAGTTTCAAGGTCAGTGTCAAtgtaaaatacagtactgtgaaaatcAGATACTTCTGAGTAGATGGATAATCCACCTGCCtagtcaaaagaaaaacaaaacaggagtttccaaacctGGACTGCAAAAAATGTATTCTTTACCTGAGCTTAACTGAATTATGGAAAGTATCAACACACAAATTAATGTCTTTCTTATAGAATGAGGTCATTTTGTTGGTCCAAGATAATTTActaaaccccttaaatggccaccAGCAGGTTCACAGTTTTACTATACACATCTATAACCTAAGGATAACTCCTGTTTTCATGgcagtccatgtagttactgaataataaagctcagtatgtaataagcctggaattctAAGGGGTTGAATTGTTTAAACTTCATCTGCTCCATTTATTAAAGGTCATTGAACTTGATTTACTGGTATTGCTTTAACACCTTAATGAttcaggtttattattcaggaactacagagacttcagtgcaTACTAATAAAGCTATTCTTAgggtatagaagtgtgtaataaaatccATGGCTTATTAAGGGGTTAACTTGTGCTGGATTAATTTATGTCACTAGAATTTGCTTAAAAGCGGTCAATGCAACACCCACTCAACAACAGAGAATGTGGGAACACCATCAAAAACAAAGCTTGGCAATTAACTTCAATGTAGAATGTAAATATGGATTTGAGGGAATTAAATATAGAATGAGGTAAGAAAGCAAAGTAAGGCAGACGACAtgggtttgaaaggatgtgtaggaGTCTTACTGAGAACAGGACATAGACCAAAAAAGAACATAATTTGCAGATCACTccagagttcagacctcaacatcactgaatgtttgggatcacttggattgtgagaaaacaacttctaagactgaactagTATCACCAttttgaaagcaagtctcctgaaaagaatggattttattttgtatgatgtTGTTCTTGaaactgacttttgcacagcactgtgcagtacagtacagtccatcatattttattacatcatATTCATGGTCCAAAAGAACTACTAAACCTAAAAGAAATTTAAAGTGATGCTTTGGCCACAAACACAAACCCTAAAACCCCAAATACACtcaatcagccaaggcatgtttggcgTGCTTATTTAGTGTTGCTCTGTGCTGCACATAATCACACACTTGCCGCAATCCTCCAGTAACTTCacatagacttgcttatgtggtgtcTGACACtaaatttaaacatttgatgGTGTTTCTCCTCACCGGAGCACCTCCTGgtccctctcctgctctctgtctgGGAGGCGGTTGGAGGTTGGGTTAAGCCCAGCCTGAAGCAGCCTCTCCTGTCTGTAGCGGTTGAGCAGAGCCTCGGCCAGCTGGGGGTCCAGCAGGGCCTGTGGCTTAGCCATGCTGACCGTCTGCTCCGTCTCATCATAGTCTGGCGGGTATGGCCCCTGGAAGtctccttcctcttcctcctcctcttcctcctgttTCCCTTGGCCATTATTCTCCGCCTCATTCAGGAGGCGCAGTAGACCTGCCAGATACGCTGCTTCCTGCTCCCGCCGCTGGTCGTTCTCCATCAGCCTTTGGAGGGCCTGACCCAGCCCCTGCGCCCTCACCGCCTCTGGCTGGTAGTACAGCTCATTACCCCGCCCCTTGAAGTCAGCAGTGGGATAGGACATCATCTGGGCTTCATAAGGCAGTGAGTCACGCAGGTCACGACGAAGGCGCACAGCTCCGCCCCCATGCATGGCAgaaagaggctgagagagagagagagagagagagagagagagagagagagagagagagagagagagagattttaatTTGCAacttttttgtggttttgtgtcataatttatgtttacatgacatgatctctttatcctttagaattaagaTTTAAGATAAGTGCCTTTAAcactgatatgtgtaaatgacctctattctgattggctgcctttgTATTGTCCCCTAGAAGTAGTCTAAGCTggaatttacagaaaaaaattgttATGCTCAAGTAAACCTCTGATTTTCGTCATATTTGCAAGGCTGCAGTGATTCAAGTGCATCCTGACAGCCACGAGCAGCACAAGGTTTATCTGTTTTCACCACATCCTCATTTCCAGTAACTCTGCTACAGACTCTTGCAGTAGTAACACCCCATGTCACTTTAATgggaatgggcagggctaaactgctgtaggctgaatggaggGATGGTCATTTGATCATGGTTGGGACAACACAAATGGGCTGTTTTACCATCTTAGCTTCTAAATATGGACTGTATGTCCTGAGAATGGTGAATGGTATGTaatgaaatatgtaattttttgCATAtatcaaactttaaaaaaaatcataatatgaGTAATATTGGAGAGTGACCTGATCTGTGTAAAATCCTCCTCTTATTTCACTCCACTGCAAGACTAAGCATGTACCTGCACTCTTTCAGATTTTAATCCCTTAAATCCTGggattattacatactaaggcttattttttagtaactgcagggacttcagtgcaaactggctgagctattcttgtagaagtgtgtaataaaacttaggGCCCACTTGTGGTCCTTGGttatttaagaggttaaagagtGATGTAGtattttttcatgttgtttttacCCGTGGGAGCAAACTAGGTTGAAACACTGACCTAATGTATTTGCAGAGATGAATTATGAACAAAATGAGAAGTTTTTCTGTAAACAATCAAACACTTAAATACTCAAAAAGTCAAATATTCTACTGAATGTTGCCTCTCTGATACATTCTGGGCcctttttttacattgttaagAGATAAAAGAGATGTTGTCGGCCTGCGGACGGGCTGAGCCACGTTTGTTGAGAAGCTAAAGGCGAACTCCAAGGAACACACATGAAGGCCAAACATGGGTGCAAAGCAGAGCTTTTGTTAAAAAtgaggaacaaaaaaaaaaacaaactgaaaatacaGCTGGTTAAGGCTATAAGATCAAGGGGAGTGCTCTCCAGCC harbors:
- the pcsk1nl gene encoding proprotein convertase subtilisin/kexin type 1 inhibitor, like, translated to MCVQLFSSSVSLRGRGSFILSCRMSGPRTSSILLLFTIASLQNALLEAKPLSAMHGGGAVRLRRDLRDSLPYEAQMMSYPTADFKGRGNELYYQPEAVRAQGLGQALQRLMENDQRREQEAAYLAGLLRLLNEAENNGQGKQEEEEEEEEGDFQGPYPPDYDETEQTVSMAKPQALLDPQLAEALLNRYRQERLLQAGLNPTSNRLPDREQERDQEVLRYLVEKILSSLAPGNQPSPSNRRAKRDVSAVASVGRGGASLRRSRRSVDSVPVPSPSAEASLLRVKRLGDEEDDEGFAAQSNRSPHAGLQRMKRIDTDMPLPLKHSRKRRAVSYDPSVIAQHILQYLPA